In Sphingomonas sp. Leaf357, a single genomic region encodes these proteins:
- a CDS encoding penicillin-binding protein 1A, producing the protein MAEPDSPNFEFRIRRDEEVGFLTRLWRRWWVKGIAILLGLFVVGVFLVWLLFARDLPSVDKLRSYEPPLPTNVRGVDGTPIYSYARERRVELSYEEYPKQLVHAFLAAEDKTFFEHHGVDYPGIVGAAINNFRSGKRPAGASTITQQVAKNLLIGNAPNYSRKLKEAILAYRIEDTLTKPQILELYLNQIALGRNAFGVEAASYAYFGKELKQLDLAQMAYLAILPKGPSNYDPIRHTQRALDRRAYVLREMLKNNFITQAQFAEANAEPLGTVPRQASKAEVAGSGYFVEEVRRQLIEKFGENSDDGRNPFSVYGGGLWVRTSFDGKQQEYAQEALQDGLLRFDRGRGWTGPLRHVEIDGENWQSALLNTNIGLDYKDWRAAIVIALDGAGAKIGFSNGETADLPRWAAQMPVRGTGGSAFNAFKVGDILAVAPEGDAFALRSIPKISGGFVVEEPATGRVFAMQGGFDPRINSFNRATQAQRQPGSTIKPIVYTAALAGGMTPASSIVDGPFCVYQGARLGQKCFRNFGGGGGSGAHTMRWGVEQSRNLMTVRAASQTGMDKVVSLMDRIGVGKYPPYLSFALGAGETTVSRMVNAYAILANQGRAHPSTLIDFVQDRHGKVVWPENWRACDNCNAADWNGKAMPRPVIRGKQVVDAISAYQMIHIAEGVIQRGTATVLRDLDRPMFGKTGTNTGPTDVWFIGGTPQMIAGVYIGYDAPRSLGGYAQGGTIAAPIFKQWAIKAYEGMDKLPFRAPLGVRMVRIDRQSGKPVFGTWPTADPKAAVIWEAFKPESEPRRAIRRPGVLADPAAAVAAAKAREEKAAAARIEQRRDSDFLQREGGIY; encoded by the coding sequence ATGGCCGAACCCGACTCCCCCAATTTCGAATTCCGCATTCGCCGTGACGAAGAGGTCGGTTTCCTGACGCGGCTGTGGCGGCGCTGGTGGGTCAAGGGGATCGCGATCCTGCTCGGCCTGTTCGTCGTCGGCGTGTTCCTCGTCTGGCTGTTGTTCGCCCGCGATCTGCCCTCGGTCGATAAATTGCGCTCCTACGAGCCGCCGCTGCCGACCAACGTTCGCGGTGTCGACGGCACCCCGATCTACTCCTATGCCCGCGAACGCCGCGTGGAGTTGAGCTACGAGGAATATCCCAAGCAGCTCGTCCACGCCTTCCTGGCGGCCGAGGACAAGACCTTCTTCGAGCATCACGGGGTCGATTATCCCGGCATCGTCGGTGCCGCGATCAACAATTTCCGCAGCGGCAAGCGCCCCGCCGGTGCCTCGACGATCACGCAGCAGGTCGCCAAGAATTTGCTGATCGGCAACGCCCCGAACTACAGCCGCAAGCTCAAGGAAGCGATCCTCGCCTACCGCATCGAGGATACGCTGACCAAGCCGCAGATCCTGGAATTGTATCTCAACCAGATCGCGCTGGGCCGCAACGCCTTCGGCGTCGAAGCCGCCAGCTACGCCTATTTCGGCAAGGAACTGAAGCAGCTCGATCTGGCGCAGATGGCCTATCTCGCGATCCTGCCCAAGGGTCCGTCCAACTACGATCCGATCCGCCACACCCAGCGTGCGCTGGATCGCCGGGCCTATGTCCTGCGGGAAATGCTGAAGAACAACTTCATCACCCAGGCCCAGTTCGCCGAGGCGAACGCCGAACCGCTCGGCACCGTGCCGCGTCAGGCGTCCAAGGCCGAAGTCGCCGGCTCGGGCTATTTCGTCGAGGAGGTCCGCCGCCAGCTGATCGAGAAATTCGGCGAGAATTCCGACGACGGCCGCAACCCCTTCAGCGTCTATGGCGGCGGGCTGTGGGTGCGCACCTCGTTCGACGGCAAGCAGCAGGAATATGCGCAGGAAGCGCTGCAGGACGGCCTGCTCCGCTTCGACCGCGGCCGCGGCTGGACTGGCCCGCTGCGCCATGTCGAGATCGACGGCGAGAACTGGCAGTCGGCGCTGCTCAACACCAATATCGGGCTCGACTACAAGGATTGGCGCGCCGCGATCGTCATCGCCCTCGACGGCGCGGGCGCCAAGATCGGCTTCTCCAACGGCGAGACGGCGGACCTGCCGCGCTGGGCGGCGCAGATGCCGGTGCGCGGGACCGGCGGCAGCGCGTTCAACGCCTTCAAGGTCGGTGACATCCTCGCCGTCGCACCGGAGGGCGATGCGTTCGCGCTGCGCAGTATCCCGAAGATTTCCGGCGGGTTCGTGGTCGAGGAACCGGCGACCGGCCGCGTCTTCGCGATGCAGGGAGGGTTCGATCCGCGCATCAATTCGTTCAACCGCGCCACGCAGGCGCAGCGCCAGCCGGGATCGACGATCAAGCCGATCGTCTACACCGCCGCGTTGGCCGGCGGCATGACGCCGGCGTCGAGCATCGTCGACGGCCCGTTCTGCGTCTATCAGGGTGCGCGGCTGGGCCAGAAATGCTTCCGCAATTTCGGCGGCGGCGGCGGATCCGGCGCGCACACGATGCGCTGGGGCGTCGAACAGTCCCGCAACCTGATGACGGTGCGCGCCGCCAGCCAGACCGGCATGGACAAGGTCGTGTCGTTGATGGACCGGATCGGCGTCGGCAAATATCCGCCCTATCTGTCGTTCGCGCTGGGTGCCGGCGAGACGACCGTGTCGCGCATGGTCAACGCCTATGCGATCCTCGCGAACCAGGGCCGTGCGCATCCCTCCACGCTGATCGATTTCGTGCAGGATCGCCACGGCAAGGTCGTCTGGCCGGAGAACTGGCGCGCTTGCGACAATTGCAACGCGGCCGACTGGAACGGCAAGGCGATGCCGCGCCCGGTGATCCGCGGCAAGCAGGTCGTCGATGCGATCAGCGCGTACCAGATGATCCACATCGCCGAGGGCGTGATCCAGCGCGGCACCGCGACCGTGCTACGCGATCTCGATCGTCCGATGTTCGGCAAGACCGGTACGAACACCGGCCCGACCGACGTGTGGTTCATCGGCGGCACGCCGCAGATGATCGCCGGCGTCTATATCGGCTACGATGCGCCACGTTCGCTTGGCGGCTACGCGCAGGGTGGCACGATCGCCGCGCCGATCTTCAAGCAATGGGCGATCAAGGCGTATGAAGGGATGGACAAGCTGCCGTTCCGCGCCCCGCTCGGCGTGCGCATGGTGCGGATCGATCGCCAGAGCGGCAAGCCGGTCTTCGGCACCTGGCCGACCGCCGATCCCAAGGCGGCGGTGATCTGGGAAGCGTTCAAGCCGGAGAGCGAACCGCGCCGCGCGATCCGTCGCCCCGGCGTGCTGGCCGACCCCGCCGCCGCCGTCGCCGCGGCCAAGGCTCGCGAGGAAAAGGCCGCCGCCGCCCGCATCGAGCAACGCCGCGACAGCGATTTCTTGCAGAGAGAGGGCGGAATCTACTAG
- the prfB gene encoding peptide chain release factor 2 encodes MRAEAQAHVDTINEALALLRRFLDWDRALRRLDELNARVEDQALWNDPKAAQEVMRERRRLDEAITATRLIQSELSDTVELIEMAEAEGDTEMEADGVASLAELAARADKDKVKALLAGEADGNDTYVEINAGAGGTESQDWAGMLSRMYQRWGERHGLKVELIDHHSGEQAGIKSATLLLKGENAYGYAKTESGVHRLVRISPYDSAARRHTSFASVWVYPVVDDNIQVEYNESDLRIDTYRASGAGGQHINTTDSAVRITHVPTGIVVQCQNQRSQHKNKAEAYNQLRARLYERELAIREAAANAENAGKTDIGWGHQIRSYVLQPYQMVKDLRTGVTSTAPSDVLDGDLDAFMAAALSQRVTGEAVEIEDVD; translated from the coding sequence ATGCGCGCCGAAGCGCAGGCACACGTAGATACGATCAACGAGGCGCTGGCGCTGCTGCGCCGCTTTCTCGACTGGGACCGCGCGCTCCGCCGCCTGGACGAACTGAACGCGCGCGTCGAGGATCAGGCTTTGTGGAACGATCCCAAGGCCGCGCAGGAGGTGATGCGCGAACGCCGCCGTCTCGACGAGGCGATCACCGCCACGCGCCTGATCCAGAGCGAGCTGAGCGACACGGTCGAACTGATCGAGATGGCCGAAGCCGAGGGCGACACCGAGATGGAGGCGGACGGCGTCGCCTCGCTCGCCGAACTCGCCGCGCGTGCCGACAAGGACAAGGTCAAGGCGCTGCTGGCCGGCGAGGCCGATGGCAACGACACCTATGTCGAGATCAACGCTGGCGCCGGCGGAACGGAGAGCCAGGACTGGGCCGGCATGCTCAGCCGCATGTATCAGCGCTGGGGCGAGCGTCATGGGCTGAAGGTCGAGCTGATCGATCACCATTCGGGCGAGCAGGCCGGGATTAAGTCCGCCACTCTGCTGCTTAAGGGCGAGAACGCCTACGGCTATGCCAAGACCGAGAGCGGCGTGCACCGCCTGGTGCGCATCAGCCCCTATGACAGCGCGGCGCGGCGGCACACCTCGTTCGCCTCGGTCTGGGTCTATCCGGTCGTCGACGACAACATCCAGGTCGAATATAACGAGAGCGACCTGCGCATCGACACGTACCGCGCGTCCGGTGCGGGCGGCCAGCACATCAACACCACCGATTCCGCCGTGCGCATCACGCACGTGCCGACCGGCATCGTTGTGCAGTGCCAGAACCAGCGGTCGCAGCACAAGAACAAGGCCGAGGCGTACAACCAGCTCCGTGCCCGCCTGTACGAACGCGAACTCGCGATCCGCGAGGCGGCGGCCAATGCCGAGAATGCCGGCAAGACCGACATTGGCTGGGGTCACCAGATCCGCAGCTACGTCCTGCAGCCGTACCAGATGGTCAAGGATCTGCGCACCGGCGTCACCTCGACCGCGCCATCCGACGTGCTCGACGGCGATCTCGATGCGTTCATGGCCGCGGCCCTGTCGCAGCGCGTGACCGGCGAGGCCGTCGAGATCGAGGACGTGGATTGA
- a CDS encoding class I SAM-dependent methyltransferase: MSVLALLAACEAAPVIKTVKDKAGPFPAADRPVAHIVSSRWSTEEARDRLNEAGQVMAKSGITKGMTVADIGAGEGYYTIRLAQRVGKEGRVLAEDIVAGVRDALAERVARERLDNVSVRLGNPADPKLPDNSFDRIFMVHMYHEIDQPYEFLWRMRPSLRPGGLVVVVDADRPTQDHGTPPELLKCEFAAVGYVQVDTADMPSAGGYLATFQAVGPRPEPEAIRPCQLISRRA, from the coding sequence ATGAGCGTGCTGGCACTGCTGGCCGCGTGCGAGGCCGCGCCGGTGATCAAGACGGTCAAGGACAAGGCCGGACCGTTCCCCGCCGCCGACCGCCCCGTCGCACACATCGTGTCCTCGCGCTGGTCGACCGAGGAGGCGCGCGACCGCCTGAACGAGGCGGGTCAGGTGATGGCCAAGTCCGGCATCACCAAGGGCATGACCGTCGCGGATATCGGCGCGGGCGAGGGCTATTACACGATTCGGCTGGCGCAGCGTGTGGGTAAGGAGGGGCGTGTCCTGGCCGAGGACATAGTGGCCGGCGTTCGCGATGCGTTGGCCGAGCGCGTGGCGCGCGAACGGCTTGATAATGTTAGCGTAAGATTGGGCAATCCGGCCGATCCCAAGCTGCCCGACAACAGCTTCGACCGCATCTTCATGGTGCACATGTATCACGAGATCGACCAGCCGTACGAGTTCCTGTGGCGAATGCGCCCGTCGCTGCGCCCCGGTGGTCTGGTCGTGGTGGTCGATGCCGATCGCCCCACGCAGGATCACGGCACACCGCCGGAACTGCTGAAATGCGAATTCGCCGCGGTCGGGTACGTCCAGGTCGATACCGCCGACATGCCCTCGGCGGGCGGGTATCTCGCGACGTTCCAGGCGGTGGGCCCGCGACCGGAGCCCGAGGCGATCCGGCCCTGCCAGTTGATAAGCCGCCGCGCCTGA
- a CDS encoding JAB domain-containing protein, protein MDAAVLYPAPTPCPAFVMAPVLTKSTVIRHVRDPEAALRLFNALVASPNEMVAFAYLDPERRLLGMRHTQAGRVDAADVPVRLVVTDALAFDAAMVVMAHTHPGGDPAPSEADRAVTRRLARALRSVEVRLVDHLVLVPGGGASSFRAIGLL, encoded by the coding sequence ATGGACGCGGCGGTGCTTTACCCCGCACCGACGCCCTGCCCAGCGTTCGTCATGGCCCCCGTCCTCACCAAATCGACGGTAATTCGCCATGTTCGCGATCCGGAGGCCGCGCTTCGGCTGTTCAACGCCCTTGTCGCGTCACCAAATGAGATGGTCGCGTTCGCGTATCTTGATCCGGAACGGAGGTTGTTGGGCATGCGTCACACCCAGGCCGGGCGCGTCGATGCGGCCGACGTGCCGGTACGGCTGGTGGTGACCGACGCGCTGGCCTTCGATGCCGCCATGGTGGTGATGGCGCACACGCATCCCGGCGGCGATCCCGCGCCGAGCGAGGCGGACCGGGCGGTCACGCGCCGCCTCGCCCGAGCGCTGCGATCGGTCGAGGTGCGGCTGGTCGATCATCTCGTGCTGGTGCCCGGCGGTGGCGCGAGCAGCTTTCGAGCGATCGGCCTGTTATAG
- a CDS encoding thymidylate synthase has product MQPYLELMQRVLDSGAEQMDRTGTGTLSVFGAQMRFDLAKGFPVLTTKKLHLRSIIVELLWFLRGDTNVQWLRDRRVSIWDEWADENGDLGPVYGKQWRDWTTAGGEHIDQIAGLIELIKKDPGSRRQIVTAWNPGELHAMALSPCHCLFQTYVANGKLSLQLYQRSADIFLGVPFNIASYALLTHMLAQQCDLEVGEFIWTGGDCHLYSNHLQQAREQLSRTPGPLPTLDILRRPDAIDGYEYEDFELSGYVAQAHIKAPVAV; this is encoded by the coding sequence ATGCAGCCTTACCTCGAACTGATGCAGCGCGTGCTCGATTCGGGTGCCGAGCAGATGGACCGCACCGGCACCGGCACGCTGAGCGTGTTCGGCGCGCAGATGCGCTTCGATCTTGCCAAGGGCTTTCCGGTCCTGACCACCAAGAAGCTTCATCTGCGATCGATCATCGTCGAGCTGCTGTGGTTCCTGCGCGGCGACACCAACGTGCAATGGCTGCGCGATCGCAGGGTGAGCATCTGGGACGAATGGGCCGACGAGAATGGCGATCTCGGCCCCGTCTACGGCAAGCAGTGGCGTGATTGGACGACGGCCGGTGGCGAGCATATCGATCAGATCGCCGGGTTGATCGAGCTGATCAAAAAGGATCCCGGATCGCGCCGCCAGATCGTCACCGCGTGGAATCCGGGCGAGTTGCACGCGATGGCGCTGAGCCCGTGCCATTGCCTGTTCCAGACCTATGTCGCGAACGGCAAGCTGTCGCTGCAACTGTACCAGCGCAGCGCGGACATCTTCCTGGGCGTGCCGTTCAACATCGCCAGCTATGCGCTGCTCACGCACATGCTGGCGCAGCAATGCGATCTCGAGGTCGGCGAATTCATCTGGACCGGCGGCGATTGCCATCTCTATTCCAACCATCTGCAGCAGGCCCGCGAGCAATTGTCGCGCACGCCGGGGCCGTTGCCGACGCTCGACATCCTGCGCCGGCCGGATGCGATCGACGGATACGAATATGAGGATTTCGAACTGAGCGGCTATGTCGCGCAGGCGCACATCAAGGCACCGGTCGCCGTCTGA
- a CDS encoding hemerythrin domain-containing protein: MMDITQLILDEHAQQRSLFAQIDSIDPKDTEALTAIWGRLKNLLDSHAEAEERYFYPRLMQIGTGGNDADSAAEETEDAIEDHNDIRDTGEAVQKHGVGSKAWFEAVGECNKANSDHMAEEERQGLTDFRKHATLEERHALAVQFATFEARHLDGVKVVDKDPEKYVKEHAPS; this comes from the coding sequence ATGATGGACATCACGCAACTCATCCTCGACGAACACGCCCAGCAGCGGAGCCTGTTCGCGCAGATCGACAGCATCGATCCCAAGGACACCGAGGCGCTGACCGCGATCTGGGGGCGGCTGAAGAACCTGCTCGATTCGCATGCCGAGGCCGAGGAACGCTATTTCTACCCGCGCCTGATGCAGATCGGCACCGGCGGCAACGATGCCGATTCGGCCGCAGAAGAGACCGAGGACGCGATCGAGGATCACAACGACATTCGTGACACCGGCGAGGCGGTGCAGAAGCACGGGGTCGGTTCGAAGGCGTGGTTCGAGGCGGTCGGCGAATGCAACAAAGCCAATAGCGATCATATGGCGGAGGAAGAGCGCCAGGGCCTGACCGACTTCCGCAAGCATGCCACGCTGGAGGAGCGTCACGCGCTCGCCGTGCAGTTCGCGACGTTCGAGGCGCGGCATCTGGACGGTGTGAAGGTGGTCGACAAGGATCCGGAGAAATATGTGAAGGAGCACGCGCCGAGCTGA
- a CDS encoding dihydrofolate reductase, with protein MITFILARADNGVIGVDGKLPWHLPADLKRFKALTMGQPMIMGRKTFESFPSPLPGRRHIVLTRDADWSAVGAEVVHSVEDALALAGDDAMVIGGAEIFALFLDRADAIELTKVHLSPPGDAHVPPFAGWREAARQDMPGDGDRPAYSFVRLERG; from the coding sequence ATGATCACCTTCATTCTCGCACGGGCCGATAACGGCGTCATCGGCGTGGACGGCAAACTGCCCTGGCATCTGCCGGCCGATCTGAAGCGCTTCAAGGCGCTGACGATGGGCCAGCCGATGATCATGGGCCGCAAGACCTTCGAGAGTTTCCCGAGCCCATTGCCCGGCCGCCGCCACATCGTCCTGACGCGCGACGCTGATTGGTCGGCGGTGGGCGCGGAGGTGGTGCATTCGGTGGAGGATGCGCTGGCGCTGGCCGGGGATGATGCGATGGTGATCGGCGGCGCGGAAATCTTCGCCCTGTTCCTGGACCGCGCCGATGCCATCGAACTGACCAAAGTCCACCTCTCGCCGCCGGGCGACGCGCATGTTCCGCCCTTCGCCGGCTGGCGGGAGGCCGCGCGGCAGGATATGCCCGGCGATGGCGATCGGCCCGCTTACAGCTTCGTCAGGCTGGAGCGCGGTTGA
- a CDS encoding dipeptidase, with amino-acid sequence MKTWLYGIVALVVVAVGAFLIFAPGMAERSMNKVVPVALKITPEARALHAQLQIADMHADSLLWKRDLLARSTRGQVDLPRLIEGNVALQVFSSVTKTPKGQNYDANSADTDNITTLAIADLQPVRTWNSLLQRSLWHATKLDRFAAASEGKLRVIHTPADLDALLAARAKGEKITGGMLSIEGLQDLEGRLANLDVLHAAGFRMAGMAHFFDNEVAGSMHGEKKGGLTPLGRQVVARMERIGMIVDIAHSSHATIAEILKIATRPVVASHGGVQATCKVNRNLTDDEIRGVAATGGVIGIGYWDAAVCGTSPIQVAAAIAHARDVGGIDHVGLGSDFDGAVTTGFDTSQLAAVTQALMDRGFSRADIAKVMGGNVLRVVRAGIVPKG; translated from the coding sequence ATGAAGACATGGCTTTACGGGATCGTCGCGCTGGTCGTCGTCGCGGTCGGTGCCTTCCTGATCTTCGCTCCCGGCATGGCCGAGCGATCGATGAACAAGGTCGTGCCCGTCGCGCTGAAGATCACGCCCGAGGCACGCGCGCTGCATGCGCAGTTGCAGATCGCCGACATGCATGCCGATTCGCTGCTGTGGAAACGCGATCTGCTTGCGCGATCGACACGCGGGCAGGTCGATCTGCCGCGGTTGATCGAGGGCAATGTCGCGTTGCAGGTCTTCTCGTCGGTCACCAAGACGCCGAAGGGGCAGAATTACGACGCAAATTCCGCCGATACCGACAATATCACGACGCTGGCGATCGCCGATCTCCAGCCGGTGCGGACATGGAATTCCCTGCTCCAGCGCTCGCTCTGGCACGCGACCAAGCTCGATCGCTTCGCCGCTGCGTCCGAGGGCAAGTTACGCGTGATTCACACGCCCGCCGATCTCGATGCATTGCTGGCGGCCCGCGCGAAAGGCGAAAAGATCACTGGAGGGATGTTGTCGATCGAAGGGCTGCAGGATCTGGAGGGCAGGCTCGCCAATCTCGACGTGCTGCACGCGGCCGGTTTCCGCATGGCGGGCATGGCGCACTTCTTCGACAATGAGGTCGCCGGTTCGATGCATGGCGAGAAAAAGGGCGGGCTGACCCCGCTCGGCCGGCAGGTGGTCGCGCGGATGGAGCGGATCGGCATGATCGTCGATATCGCGCATTCCAGCCACGCGACGATCGCCGAGATCCTGAAGATCGCCACGCGCCCGGTGGTGGCGAGCCATGGCGGCGTGCAGGCGACGTGCAAGGTCAACCGCAACCTGACCGACGACGAGATCCGCGGCGTCGCGGCGACCGGCGGGGTGATCGGCATCGGCTATTGGGACGCGGCGGTGTGCGGCACGTCACCGATACAGGTCGCGGCGGCGATCGCGCATGCGCGCGATGTCGGCGGGATCGATCATGTCGGGCTCGGCTCCGATTTCGACGGCGCGGTGACGACGGGCTTCGATACCAGCCAGCTGGCGGCGGTGACCCAGGCGCTGATGGATCGCGGGTTTTCGCGGGCGGATATCGCCAAGGTGATGGGCGGCAACGTGCTGCGCGTAGTGCGCGCAGGGATCGTGCCGAAGGGGTGA
- a CDS encoding bifunctional riboflavin kinase/FAD synthetase, with the protein MQRLDGSAAVPAHLAGGIVALGNFDGFHLGHQAVVGRAVARARAEGRPALVATFDPHPVRYFRPDAPPFRLTTLDQRQELFATAGADAMVVFDFDRALAELTAEQFVTERLIGCLGVGGVVTGEDFTFGKAKAGNARVLAEFGAAHGFSSETVGAVMLDGAIVSSTHIRDALIAGNPREAARLLTRPFAIRGAVQHGDKLGRTIGYPTANIDMGKYLRPAYGIYAVRGRLADGRVLDGAANLGIRPTFDPPKELLEPYFFDFAEDLYGQQIEVDLIEFLRPEAKFDTLEALTAQMEADCARARDLLAVA; encoded by the coding sequence ATGCAGCGGCTGGACGGCAGCGCAGCGGTCCCCGCCCACCTTGCCGGCGGCATCGTGGCGCTCGGCAATTTCGACGGGTTTCATCTCGGCCATCAGGCGGTGGTCGGTCGCGCGGTGGCGCGTGCGCGGGCCGAAGGGCGGCCGGCTCTGGTCGCGACGTTCGATCCGCATCCGGTGCGCTACTTCCGGCCCGATGCGCCGCCGTTCCGCCTCACCACGCTCGACCAGCGGCAGGAATTGTTCGCCACCGCCGGGGCGGATGCGATGGTGGTGTTCGACTTCGATCGCGCGCTGGCCGAATTGACCGCCGAGCAGTTCGTGACCGAGCGGCTGATCGGCTGCCTCGGTGTCGGCGGGGTGGTGACGGGCGAGGATTTCACGTTCGGCAAGGCCAAGGCGGGCAATGCTAGGGTGCTGGCGGAGTTCGGGGCGGCGCATGGTTTTTCGAGCGAAACGGTCGGCGCGGTCATGCTGGATGGGGCGATCGTATCGTCCACGCACATCCGCGATGCGCTGATCGCCGGCAATCCGCGGGAGGCCGCTCGATTGCTGACGCGACCGTTCGCGATCCGGGGGGCGGTGCAGCATGGCGATAAATTGGGGCGCACGATCGGCTACCCCACGGCGAATATCGACATGGGCAAGTATCTGCGTCCCGCCTACGGCATCTATGCGGTGCGCGGGCGGTTGGCCGACGGACGCGTGCTGGACGGCGCAGCGAACCTCGGGATCCGGCCGACCTTCGATCCGCCGAAGGAATTGCTGGAGCCGTATTTCTTCGACTTCGCCGAGGATCTGTATGGCCAGCAAATCGAGGTCGACCTGATCGAATTCCTGCGGCCCGAGGCGAAGTTCGATACGCTGGAGGCGTTGACGGCGCAGATGGAGGCGGATTGCGCGCGGGCTCGTGATCTGCTGGCGGTGGCTTAG